In Propionicimonas paludicola, a single window of DNA contains:
- a CDS encoding M20/M25/M40 family metallo-hydrolase — MIADELEARLRAAVAAAMPQAIAELTELVAIPSISWPAFDQAPMRASAEAIRALADQTGVFDDVAIRTARIPGTDEDGQPAVLGVRDAAGRRVLLYAHHDVQPVGDEAIWLTSPFVATERDGRLYGRGTADDKAGVLTHLTALKVVREVLGDDFGLGVSLFVEGEEEYGSRSFGQFLIDNRDALAADLIVVADSGNWDSDTPGLTVALRGNARFTLRVRTLTHALHSGMFGGAVPDAMLATIKLLNSLWDETGAVAVPGLRSRDGVVPEYDEQRLREETDLPTTSTPIGTGPILDRIWNRPSITVTGIDHATTAAASNTLSPEVTVVISARVAPGQDAVEAYQAIKAHLEAHAPFGAQLEFSEVDCGQGFEAQPGWATELGLEALEKGYGVAPVELGVGGSIPFISELAAEFPDAGILVTAVLDPQGSPHSPNESLHLATFEHAVLAEAILLASLATSA; from the coding sequence ATGATCGCTGACGAACTCGAAGCCCGGCTGCGCGCCGCCGTCGCCGCAGCCATGCCGCAGGCCATCGCCGAACTCACCGAGTTGGTGGCCATTCCGTCGATCTCCTGGCCGGCCTTCGACCAGGCGCCGATGCGGGCCAGCGCCGAGGCGATCCGTGCGCTGGCCGACCAGACTGGGGTCTTCGATGACGTGGCCATCCGTACCGCCCGGATCCCGGGCACCGATGAGGATGGGCAGCCGGCCGTCCTGGGCGTTCGGGATGCGGCCGGTCGGCGGGTCCTGCTCTACGCCCACCACGACGTCCAGCCGGTCGGCGACGAAGCCATCTGGCTCACCTCACCGTTCGTGGCCACCGAGCGCGACGGACGCCTCTACGGTCGCGGCACCGCCGACGACAAGGCCGGAGTGCTCACCCATCTGACCGCCCTGAAGGTGGTCCGCGAGGTGCTCGGCGATGACTTCGGATTGGGTGTAAGCCTGTTCGTCGAAGGCGAGGAGGAGTACGGCTCGCGCTCCTTCGGGCAGTTCCTGATCGACAATCGCGACGCGCTGGCCGCCGACCTGATCGTGGTGGCCGACTCCGGCAACTGGGACTCCGACACCCCGGGCCTCACCGTTGCGCTGCGCGGCAACGCCCGGTTCACCCTGCGGGTGCGGACGCTGACCCACGCCCTGCACTCGGGCATGTTCGGCGGCGCCGTGCCGGACGCCATGCTGGCCACCATCAAGCTGCTCAACAGCCTGTGGGACGAGACCGGTGCGGTCGCCGTGCCGGGCCTGCGCTCCCGGGACGGTGTGGTGCCCGAGTACGACGAGCAGCGGCTGCGCGAGGAGACCGATCTGCCGACGACCAGCACCCCCATCGGTACCGGGCCGATCCTGGATCGGATCTGGAACCGTCCGTCGATCACGGTGACCGGGATCGACCACGCCACCACCGCGGCGGCGTCCAACACGCTCAGCCCGGAGGTCACCGTGGTGATCAGCGCCCGGGTGGCTCCGGGCCAGGACGCCGTCGAGGCCTACCAGGCCATCAAGGCTCACCTGGAGGCCCACGCACCGTTCGGGGCGCAGCTGGAGTTCAGCGAAGTCGACTGCGGCCAGGGCTTCGAAGCCCAGCCGGGCTGGGCCACCGAGCTCGGCCTGGAGGCGCTGGAGAAGGGCTATGGCGTCGCTCCGGTGGAGCTGGGCGTCGGTGGTTCGATCCCGTTCATCTCTGAGTTGGCCGCCGAGTTCCCGGACGCGGGGATCCTGGTCACCGCCGTCCTCGACCCGCAGGGATCGCCGCACAGCCCCAACGAGTCGCTGCACCTGGCCACCTTCGAGCATGCGGTGCTGGCCGAGGCGATCCTGTTGGCGTCGTTGGCCACCTCGGCCTAA